Proteins encoded in a region of the Solanum dulcamara chromosome 9, daSolDulc1.2, whole genome shotgun sequence genome:
- the LOC129902800 gene encoding extensin-1-like produces the protein MGKMASLVATLLVVLVSLCLASESSANYQYSSPPPPNKSYHPSPTPYHPAPVYKSPPPPTPVYKSPPPPKKPYYPPHTPVYKSPPPPTPVYKSPPPPVKPYHPAPVYKSPPPPVKPYHPAPVYKFPPPPTPVYKSPPPPVKPYHPSPTPYHPAPIYKSPPPPTPVYKSPPPPVKPYHPSPTPYHPTPVYKSPPPPTPVYKSPPPPVKPYHPSPTPYHPAPVYKSPPPPTPVYKSPPPPVKPYHPSPTPYHPTPVYKSPPPPTPVYKSPPPPHYIYSSPPPPHHY, from the coding sequence ATGGGGAAAATGGCCTCTCTAGTTGCCACTCTTTTAGTTGTTTTGGTGTCACTTTGCTTAGCTTCCGAAAGCTCAGCAAATTATCAATACTCATCTCCCCCACCACCAAATAAGTCATACCACCCTTCACCAACACCTTATCATCCCGCACCAGTTTACaaatcaccaccaccaccaactccAGTTTACAAGtcaccaccaccacccaagaAGCCATACTACCCTCCACACACCCCAGTCTACAAGTCGCCACCTCCCCCGACTCCAGTTTACAAGTCTCCACCACCACCAGTGAAGCCATATCATCCTGCACCAGTATACAAGTCTCCACCACCACCGGTGAAACCATACCATCCTGCTCCGGTTTACAAGTTTCCACCACCACCAACTCCTGTTTACAAGTCACCACCACCACCGGTGAAGCCATACCATCCTTCACCAACACCATACCATCCTGCACCAATTTATAAGtctccaccaccaccaactCCTGTTTACAAGTCACCACCACCACCGGTGAAGCCATACCATCCTTCACCAACACCATACCATCCTACACCAGTATACAAGTCTCCACCACCCCCAACCCCCGTTTACaaatcaccaccaccaccagtgAAGCCATACCATCCTTCACCAACACCATACCATCCTGCACCGGTATACAAGTCTCCACCACCCCCAACCCCCGTTTACaaatcaccaccaccaccagtgAAGCCATACCATCCTTCACCAACACCATACCATCCTACACCAGTATACAAGtctccaccaccaccaactCCAGTATACAAGTCTCCACCACCACCCCACTATATTTACTCCTCTCCCCCTCCTCCCCACCATTACTAA
- the LOC129902992 gene encoding extensin-1-like: MGKMASLIATLLVVLVSLSFASESSANYHYSSPPPPVHVYPSPPHHPIYKSPPPPKEPHYPPHTPVYKSPPPHHHHPIYKSPPPPTPVYKSPPPPKEPHYPPHTPVYKSPPPHHHHPIYKSPPPPTPVYKSPPPPKEPHYPPHTPVYKSPPPPTPVYKSPPPPKEPHYPPHTPVYKFPPPPTPIYKSPPPVKPYHPAPIYKSPPKPYHPAPVYKSPPKPYHPAPIYKSPPKPYHPAPVYKSPPPPTPVYKSPPPPVKPYHPSPTPYHPTPVYKSPPPPTPVYKSPPPPVKPYHPSPTPYHPTPVYKSPPPPTPVYKSPPPPVKPYHPSPTPYHPAPVYKSPPPPVKPYHPSPTPYHPTPVYKSPPPPVKPYHPSPTPYHPTPVYKSPPPPHYTYSSPPPPYHY; this comes from the coding sequence ATGGGGAAAATGGCCTCTCTAATTGCCACTCTTTTAGTGGTTTTAGTGTCACTCAGCTTTGCTTCCGAAAGCTCAGCAAATTATCATTACTCATCTCCCCCACCACCAGTGCATGTCTATCCATCACCACCCCACCACCCAATATATAAGTCTCCACCACCACCTAAGGAACCACACTACCCTCCACACACCCCAGTTTACAAGTCTCCTCCACCACACCATCACCATCCCATTTACAAGTCTCCACCACCTCCAACTCCTGTTTATAAGTCTCCACCACCACCTAAGGAGCCACACTACCCTCCACACACCCCAGTTTACAAGTCTCCTCCACCACACCATCACCATCCCATTTACAAGTCTCCACCACCTCCAACTCCTGTTTATAAGTCTCCACCACCACCTAAGGAGCCACACTACCCTCCACACACCCCAGTTTATAagtcaccaccaccaccaactccAGTTTACAAGTCTCCACCACCACCTAAAGAGCCACACTACCCTCCACATACCCCAGTGTACAAGTTTCCACCACCACCAACCCCCATTTACAAGTCACCACCACCAGTGAAGCCATACCATCCTGCACCAATTTACAAGTCACCACCAAAGCCATACCATCCTGCACCAGTTTACAAGTCACCACCAAAGCCATACCATCCTGCACCAATTTACAAGTCACCACCAAAGCCATACCATCCTGCACCAGTTTACAagtcaccaccaccaccaactccCGTTTACAAGTCACCACCACCACCGGTGAAGCCATACCATCCCTCACCAACACCATACCATCCTACACCAGTATACAAGTCTCCACCACCCCCAACCCCCGTTTACAagtcaccaccaccaccagtgAAGCCATACCATCCTTCACCAACACCATACCATCCTACACCAGTATACAAGtctccaccaccaccaactCCCGTTTACAagtcaccaccaccaccagtgAAACCATACCATCCTTCACCAACACCATACCATCCTGCACCGGTATACAAGTCTCCTCCACCACCAGTGAAGCCGTACCATCCTTCACCAACACCATACCATCCAACTCCAGTATACAAGTCTCCTCCACCACCAGTGAAGCCGTACCATCCTTCACCAACACCATACCATCCAACTCCAGTATACAAGTCTCCACCACCACCCCACTATACTTACTCCTCTCCCCCTCCTCCCTACCATTACTAA